From the genome of Gryllotalpicola protaetiae:
CTTCGCCCGCACGTTCGCCGCGACCTCCTGCACGTCGAAGCCCTCAGAGGGCGTGCGGCGCGCGATCTCGGCGTGGAAGACGATCTGCCACAGCACGTCGCCTAGCTCTTCGAGCAGATCGTCGCGCGTGCCGGCCTCGATCGCCTCGACCAGCTCGTAGCTCTCCTCGATGAGGTACGGCACGAGGCTCGCATGGGTCTCGCGCTGGCTCCAGACACACGTGTCGAGCACCTCGGACATGGCGGCGGCGAAGGCGTCGAGCTCGCTTGCGGTCATGCTGTCAGTATTGCCCGGAGGCCGCGCATCGACGCGACGGTTATCGGCCACCGCCGCTTCTCATAAGAATCTTTGACGCGTCGCCCGTAACTTCTCTTCATGAGACGAGGTGTGGTGGCTCTTCTGGCGGTCGCCGGGGGCGCGGCCGTCGTCGGGCTGTGGTGGCCGACGGCGGTAGTGACCGGGTCCGGCTCTGCTCTCACGACCGCCGTTGCCGAGCTCGCCGGCATGATCGGCTCGTACCTCGTCTGCATCCAGCTGCTGCTGATCGCCCGGGTCCCCTGGCTCGAGCGTCTGATCGGCCTCGACCGTCTCATCGGGTGGCACAAGGTGGTCGGCACGGCGACGCTGTTCCTCGTGCTCGCACACGTCGGCTTCATGACGCTGAGCCAGTGGATCGCAAGCGGGCACGGCCCCATCGGCGCTTATCTCGGGCTGTTCAGTCTGTACCCCGACATGCTCACGGCGACGATCGGCACGGCGGTCGTCCTGCTCGCGGGCCTGCTCAGTGCGCAGGCGCTGCGAAGGCTGCTGCCGTACGAGGTCTGGTACTGGACGCACGTGACCACGTACGTCGCGATCTTCCTCACCTTCCTGCACCAGATCAGCGCGGGTCCGGTGTTCGTGGGGCATCCGTTCGCACGCGGCATCTGGATCGCGATGTACATCACGACGGCTGCCTGCATCTTCTACTGGCGCGTCGCGACCCCGCTGATGCGCTTCGCCGAGCACCGCTTCGAGGTCGTCTCGGTGGTTCCCGAGTCGGCGCGGCTGACCAGCGTCTGGATCAGATCGCGCCGGCCCGAGCTGCTCGCGGTGCGGCCCGGTCAGTTCATGCTGTTCCGGTTCCTCGAGCGCGGGCACCTGCTGTCGGCGCATCCGTACTCGATCTCGAACGTGCCGGCCGATGGTCTCGTGCGCATCACGGTCGCCGATCTCGGCGACCACTCGGGCCGGCTGCGCGATTTGCGGCCCGGCACGAAGGTGCTGCTCGAGGGGCCGTTCGGCGGCTTCGTGGGCCGACGGCGCACGGGGTCCGTGCTGCTCGTGGCCGGCGGCGCGGGGATCGGGCCGATCCGCGGGCTCGCCGAGCAGTTCGCCCGCATGGGCCGTTCTGTCGTCGTGATCTACCGTGCGAGCCGGGCGGATGAGCTCGCGTTCCACGCCGAGTTCGCGGGCCTTCCGAGCATCCGTGTGATCCCCCTGATCGGCCGGCGCGACGAACTCGGCTTCGACCCGCTCGACGCGGAGTCGCTCGGCTATTACGTGCCGGATGCCGCGCAGCGGGAGGCGTTCGTCTGCGGGCCTCCCGCGATGATCGACAAGACCGCCGACAGCCTGCGCGCCCTCAGAGTGCGTCGCGTGCAGTTCGAGGAGTTGAGCTTCGCATGACGCGGAGATGGCAGGGCACTGCGCTGTTCGCGATGATCATGGCCGTGCTGTCGGCGACGGTCGCAGGGCGGATGCTGACGGGCGGCGGCGCGGCGAGCACGAACACGTCGACGTCTGCGCCGACGGGCGGAAGCGCGAGCAGCAGTACGAGCGGCACGGTCGTCACCGGCAAGACCGAGCAGACGCGCTTCGGTCCGGTGCAGGTCTCGCTGAGCTTCGACGGCTCCACGATCACGGGAGTGAAGGTGCTGCAGGCACCGAGTGGCAGTGGGCGCGACGAGATGCTGACGCAGTACTCCACCCCGTTGCTCGAGAAGGAGGTGATCGCGTCGCAATCCGCCCGCGTCGATGCGATCTCCGGCGCGACCTACACGTCGGAGGGCTACCTCGCGAGCGTCCAGTCCGCGATCGACGCGCACTCGTGAACCTCACGCACCGCACCATGGGCACCGTCGTGTCGCTCGACCTGCGCACCGCGGCGCCCGATGAGATCGTGACGCGTGCGTTCGC
Proteins encoded in this window:
- a CDS encoding FMN-binding protein, whose translation is MTRRWQGTALFAMIMAVLSATVAGRMLTGGGAASTNTSTSAPTGGSASSSTSGTVVTGKTEQTRFGPVQVSLSFDGSTITGVKVLQAPSGSGRDEMLTQYSTPLLEKEVIASQSARVDAISGATYTSEGYLASVQSAIDAHS
- a CDS encoding ferredoxin reductase family protein: MRRGVVALLAVAGGAAVVGLWWPTAVVTGSGSALTTAVAELAGMIGSYLVCIQLLLIARVPWLERLIGLDRLIGWHKVVGTATLFLVLAHVGFMTLSQWIASGHGPIGAYLGLFSLYPDMLTATIGTAVVLLAGLLSAQALRRLLPYEVWYWTHVTTYVAIFLTFLHQISAGPVFVGHPFARGIWIAMYITTAACIFYWRVATPLMRFAEHRFEVVSVVPESARLTSVWIRSRRPELLAVRPGQFMLFRFLERGHLLSAHPYSISNVPADGLVRITVADLGDHSGRLRDLRPGTKVLLEGPFGGFVGRRRTGSVLLVAGGAGIGPIRGLAEQFARMGRSVVVIYRASRADELAFHAEFAGLPSIRVIPLIGRRDELGFDPLDAESLGYYVPDAAQREAFVCGPPAMIDKTADSLRALRVRRVQFEELSFA